In one Petrotoga sibirica DSM 13575 genomic region, the following are encoded:
- the namA gene encoding NADPH dehydrogenase NamA, which produces MSKLFTPFKVKGLEFKNRIMMSPMCMYSASDDGKLTDWHFVHYSTRAMGGVGLIMQEATAVERRGRITAKDLGLWDDSQVEPLKRMVDFVHSIGCSIGVQLAHAGRKCEVRGETIVAPSAMDWSEEYPVPAELTKEEIKDIVKAFGQAAMRAVKAGYDTVEVHAAHGYLIHEFLSPLSNKRTDEYGGKRENRVRFLREVLIEIKKNIPDNMPIFMRVSATDFVDGGLDINETVEIVKLVKDLVDIVDCSSGGLLSPRIDLYPGYQIIYADTVKRETGVPSVAVGLISSPDMAEEIIGNGRADMVALGRVLLRQPYWPVYAAHELKDGDIIAEQYYRGRYR; this is translated from the coding sequence ATGAGTAAACTTTTTACACCGTTTAAGGTAAAGGGACTTGAATTTAAAAATCGTATCATGATGTCGCCTATGTGCATGTATTCCGCCAGTGATGACGGAAAGTTAACCGACTGGCACTTTGTACATTATAGTACTAGGGCGATGGGAGGCGTCGGTCTTATTATGCAGGAGGCTACTGCCGTTGAGAGGCGCGGCAGGATTACTGCCAAAGACTTAGGCCTCTGGGATGACAGTCAGGTTGAGCCTCTGAAAAGAATGGTGGATTTTGTGCATTCAATAGGATGCAGTATAGGGGTTCAGTTGGCCCATGCAGGTAGGAAATGCGAGGTTAGAGGCGAGACGATTGTGGCCCCGTCAGCTATGGATTGGAGCGAAGAGTATCCTGTGCCAGCGGAGCTAACTAAGGAAGAGATTAAGGATATTGTAAAGGCTTTTGGCCAGGCTGCCATGAGAGCGGTAAAAGCTGGATACGATACTGTGGAGGTACATGCAGCACATGGTTACCTTATTCATGAATTTTTATCGCCACTTTCCAACAAAAGAACGGATGAGTACGGTGGAAAAAGAGAAAATAGAGTGAGATTTTTGCGTGAAGTACTAATTGAGATAAAGAAAAACATACCCGATAATATGCCAATTTTTATGAGAGTGTCTGCCACGGACTTTGTAGACGGAGGGCTTGATATAAATGAAACGGTAGAGATAGTAAAACTCGTGAAAGACCTTGTGGATATTGTGGATTGCAGTTCTGGTGGACTTTTATCACCAAGGATAGATTTATATCCTGGCTATCAGATCATTTACGCAGACACTGTAAAAAGGGAAACAGGGGTACCGTCTGTAGCTGTAGGTTTGATATCCAGTCCGGACATGGCGGAAGAAATAATAGGAAACGGAAGGGCGGATATGGTGGCACTGGGTAGGGTTCTTCTAAGGCAGCCATATTGGCCTGTATATGCGGCACATGAGCTTAAGGATGGAGATATAATAGCAGAGCAGTATTACAGGGGGAGATATAGATAA